The following are from one region of the Methanolacinia paynteri genome:
- a CDS encoding metal-dependent transcriptional regulator, whose amino-acid sequence MSGKIHLSRKAEDYLEAIYIVSREKGYARTKDVAAELRVSPSSVVEMFRKLDRQGLVRYRKYEGVVPNPEGLRIGKMIKSRHDTLKAFFMRIGVPEDIADEDACMMEHELNPRSIEQIQFLLNFVDERADRSHTFADFEAYCRVKRSEEAKSDPE is encoded by the coding sequence ATGTCCGGAAAAATACATCTCAGCAGGAAGGCGGAGGATTATCTCGAAGCGATCTATATAGTTAGCCGGGAGAAAGGCTACGCCAGGACAAAGGATGTTGCTGCCGAACTCAGGGTCAGCCCTTCAAGTGTGGTGGAAATGTTTCGGAAGCTTGACAGGCAGGGTCTTGTCAGGTACAGGAAATACGAGGGGGTCGTCCCGAATCCCGAAGGTCTCCGCATAGGAAAGATGATAAAGAGCAGGCACGACACTCTCAAGGCGTTCTTCATGAGGATCGGAGTTCCCGAGGATATCGCAGATGAAGATGCATGTATGATGGAGCATGAACTTAATCCCAGATCCATCGAGCAGATCCAGTTCCTGTTGAACTTTGTCGATGAAAGGGCGGATCGGTCCCATACATTCGCGGACTTTGAGGCATACTGCCGTGTCAAAAGATCAGAAGAAGCAAAAAGCGATCCCGAATAA
- a CDS encoding FeoA family protein produces the protein MFLTELSQSERGRITMIPGRGRSRQDLALRGLSEGCIVKMISAGCGPVVVEVKGITLAIGRRMAGRIRVLRIDS, from the coding sequence ATGTTTCTGACCGAATTGTCCCAATCGGAAAGAGGAAGGATCACAATGATTCCCGGTCGCGGTCGTTCAAGACAGGATCTTGCACTCCGCGGGCTTTCTGAGGGATGTATTGTTAAAATGATATCCGCAGGCTGCGGACCCGTAGTCGTTGAGGTCAAAGGCATTACTCTTGCGATTGGAAGACGAATGGCTGGCAGAATCAGGGTTTTGAGAATAGATAGCTGA
- a CDS encoding FeoA family protein, which translates to MKKKLSEMDFGDYGTVCEISSNKSGLRALGVREGKTLTMVTKQPVKGPVVVMLGEVEVAMGLEMADSVFVECN; encoded by the coding sequence ATGAAGAAAAAGTTGTCCGAGATGGATTTTGGTGATTACGGGACTGTCTGTGAGATCAGTTCCAACAAATCGGGCCTTCGTGCACTTGGAGTCAGGGAGGGAAAGACCCTGACCATGGTTACAAAACAGCCTGTAAAAGGGCCGGTTGTTGTAATGCTCGGTGAAGTCGAGGTCGCGATGGGCCTTGAGATGGCCGATTCCGTCTTCGTCGAATGTAACTGA
- a CDS encoding FeoB small GTPase domain-containing protein yields MAEKIRKIKKIMMVGNPNVGKSALFNRLTGGEAIVSNYPGTTVDYTKGEFAEGGVFYEVTDVPGTYSLDPRDGAEEVAVSLLEKAKGEVVMIVLDATRVERGLYLALEVIERGYPAIIALNMIDEAHDKEILVNPSELQRLLGVPVVATSAISGEGLKDLAKMAGKARVSDVSQIKAALEGKNKEPAQSGGCKGCGGCGGC; encoded by the coding sequence ATGGCAGAAAAGATAAGAAAAATAAAGAAAATAATGATGGTCGGCAACCCGAATGTCGGGAAAAGCGCTCTTTTCAACCGCCTGACCGGCGGAGAAGCGATTGTCTCCAACTATCCCGGCACCACTGTGGATTACACCAAGGGTGAATTCGCCGAAGGAGGGGTCTTTTACGAGGTCACCGATGTGCCGGGTACGTATTCTCTTGATCCCCGGGACGGTGCTGAAGAGGTTGCCGTAAGTCTTCTTGAAAAGGCGAAAGGGGAAGTCGTGATGATAGTCCTTGATGCGACAAGGGTCGAGCGAGGCCTGTATCTTGCACTCGAGGTTATCGAACGCGGCTATCCGGCAATTATCGCATTGAATATGATAGATGAGGCGCATGACAAGGAGATCCTGGTGAATCCTTCGGAACTCCAGCGCCTGCTTGGAGTGCCTGTCGTTGCAACATCCGCTATCAGCGGTGAGGGCTTGAAAGACCTTGCAAAGATGGCAGGAAAAGCACGTGTCTCTGATGTTTCACAGATAAAGGCTGCACTTGAAGGAAAGAACAAAGAACCCGCTCAGTCCGGCGGATGCAAGGGCTGCGGTGGATGCGGAGGCTGCTGA
- a CDS encoding nucleoside recognition domain-containing protein, with protein MAGNYISEDERWDLVDKISGRIVTYGEYKQSLRDVIGELTVVPLTGIPVAIAVLYAFWSIFGSFAGALMTDGFMVKLFDNYWLPWLQSVWPDPGGWIYFLFVGDPAADNCFEAFGMLTSGLFVSLGVVLWAVLIFYLMMTLLEDSGYLPRLAVLVDTLLHKIGLHGYAIVPAILGLGCNVPAVTATRILETKKQRFMMMTLLAIFIPCGAQLGVMLEVIPDSVGWVMLYLIAGFAIFGIILDKIIPGKNPEILIDVPAYHMPVWNNVGKKLWMRTRGFLKEAVPFVLFGVLVVNLLYLGGVIQALSNFFEPLFVYWFGVPKETAGPLVAAFLRKDLAIAQLSAIPMTTYQMITSVVLISIYFPCVATFVVMLKEGWKQLLAAVGVLFCVVMIYGGLIHAIGILLGVA; from the coding sequence ATGGCTGGTAATTATATCTCCGAGGACGAACGCTGGGATCTTGTAGACAAGATTTCAGGCCGCATTGTAACATACGGCGAATACAAACAGAGCCTCCGTGATGTCATCGGTGAACTCACCGTTGTTCCGCTGACCGGAATTCCGGTTGCAATAGCTGTACTGTATGCCTTCTGGAGCATATTTGGCTCTTTTGCAGGAGCTCTCATGACCGACGGGTTCATGGTGAAGCTATTCGACAACTACTGGCTGCCATGGCTGCAGTCCGTATGGCCCGATCCCGGCGGATGGATTTATTTCCTGTTTGTAGGGGATCCGGCGGCCGATAACTGCTTTGAGGCATTCGGTATGCTGACATCCGGTTTGTTCGTCTCCCTGGGTGTCGTCTTGTGGGCGGTTTTGATATTCTACCTGATGATGACGCTTCTTGAGGATTCGGGCTATCTACCCAGGCTTGCGGTTCTGGTGGACACCCTGCTCCACAAGATCGGTCTTCACGGGTATGCAATCGTCCCCGCGATCCTCGGTCTCGGGTGTAATGTTCCTGCCGTAACAGCGACACGCATCCTCGAAACAAAGAAGCAGCGCTTCATGATGATGACGCTCCTTGCGATATTCATCCCGTGCGGGGCACAGCTCGGTGTGATGCTCGAAGTCATACCGGATTCGGTAGGCTGGGTGATGCTCTATCTTATAGCGGGCTTTGCAATCTTCGGAATAATCCTCGATAAGATTATTCCCGGCAAGAATCCCGAGATACTGATCGATGTTCCTGCATACCATATGCCGGTATGGAACAATGTCGGCAAGAAGCTCTGGATGAGGACGAGGGGATTTTTAAAAGAAGCTGTCCCGTTCGTCCTGTTCGGTGTGCTGGTCGTAAACCTCCTCTATCTCGGAGGGGTTATACAGGCGTTGTCGAACTTCTTCGAACCTCTGTTCGTATACTGGTTCGGCGTGCCGAAGGAGACGGCCGGTCCACTGGTTGCCGCATTCCTGAGGAAGGACCTTGCAATAGCACAGCTTTCGGCGATTCCGATGACGACATACCAGATGATTACGTCTGTGGTCCTGATCTCGATATACTTCCCGTGCGTGGCAACCTTTGTTGTTATGCTTAAGGAGGGTTGGAAACAGCTTCTGGCAGCAGTCGGAGTGCTGTTCTGCGTAGTTATGATCTACGGCGGCCTGATTCATGCAATCGGAATTCTCCTGGGGGTGGCGTAA